Proteins from one Bacillota bacterium LX-D genomic window:
- a CDS encoding indolepyruvate oxidoreductase subunit beta, with translation MKEVFNIIIAGVGGQGNVLASRILARAAMEQRLHVRTSEAIGMAQREGSVSSQVRIGVEDVGPLVPDQKADLILGLELAETVRALPKLKTNGLVISNTATILPISVALGKSTYNTEELLNFLKAKVQNIYLLNATALANRAGTYKAANIVLLGALAALNKLPFSGSNLLEVIFNSIPPKLHDINRTAFTLGVEAMGGRL, from the coding sequence ATGAAAGAAGTTTTTAACATTATTATTGCCGGAGTCGGGGGACAAGGAAATGTACTTGCTTCCCGTATTTTGGCCAGAGCAGCTATGGAACAGAGATTACATGTACGCACCTCTGAGGCTATCGGCATGGCACAAAGAGAAGGTTCTGTATCAAGCCAAGTTCGTATAGGTGTGGAAGATGTTGGTCCTTTAGTTCCTGATCAAAAAGCTGATCTGATTCTAGGCTTAGAACTTGCAGAGACAGTTCGGGCCCTACCTAAACTTAAAACTAATGGTTTAGTCATCTCCAACACAGCTACTATTTTGCCTATTTCTGTGGCTTTAGGCAAAAGTACTTACAATACTGAAGAATTATTAAATTTCTTAAAAGCAAAGGTACAAAACATTTATTTACTCAATGCTACCGCCTTAGCTAACCGGGCCGGAACCTATAAAGCCGCTAATATAGTTTTACTTGGAGCTTTAGCAGCACTAAACAAGCTGCCTTTTTCCGGCAGCAATTTGCTAGAAGTTATTTTCAATTCTATTCCCCCTAAGCTCCATGACATTAATAGAACAGCTTTTACTTTAGGTGTAGAAGCTATGGGAGGTAGATTATAA